The nucleotide sequence ACGGCGGGTCTCACGCAGCTCGGCCAGTCTCGATCGGAGAATTTCGTTGGTCGGATCGAACGCGTACGCGAGCAGGTGGATGTCCCAGCCGCGATGCGTGACGGACAGTTCAGTTGCGGGGACGAGGATGATCTCTCGTTCGGCCGCGTAGGCAAGCGCTTCGAAGTAGCCGCCGAGCTGATCGTGGTCGCTGATGGCGAGAATGCCGATCTGGTATTTCACCGCCAGATCCACCAGCTCCGACGGAGATCGGGTCCCGTCGGAGTGATGGGTATGCGTGTGAAGATCCGCGAAGCGCATCGAAGGCAGGCTCTGAGCCTGCAATCAGGAGAGTGCTTTGGAGATACGTTTGGCCGTCTTTTTAACGGCCTTGTCGGTGACCTTCTTCGCCTTTTCGAAGTTCTTGTCGGCGGCTTTCCGGGCGGTTTTGGCCTGGGCACCGGCGGCCTTTTTCGCCTTCTTCAGATTCTTGTCGGCGACCTTCTTTGCCTTCTTCAGATTCTTGTCGGCGGTCTTCTTCGCCTTCTTCAGATTCTCGTCGGCTGCCTTGCGGACTTTCTTCACCATCGGTCCGGCGGCTTTCCGAGTGTCCTTGACGGCCTTGTCGGCGGCCTTCCTGGCCTTGCGAATGCGCGGTTTCGCGGCCTTCTTCGCGTCCTTGGCGACGCTCGCCGAGGTTTTTTCGGCCCTCTCGAGCGCCTTGATCGCAGCTTTGCGTGCCTGTTCGATCTTCGGCTTCGCGGCTTTCCGCACCTTTTTGGCGGTGTCCTTTGCGGCCTTCGAGATCACGCGCCCGGCGGTCTTTGCGGTTTGAGTTGCCTGTTTCTTCACGGTATCCAGCGTATCTTCGATGTCAGCCATCTTCTTCTCCTGTTGAGTTCCGTAAGTTCACGCCACCGGCGTCAGCGAATCTACAATTTCCGAGCATCGCTCGCAAAGCCCGTCTTCAGAACGGATCTGTTCGCGATAGTGCCAGCAACGATCGCAGCGGCTACCACGTGCGTTCTTCATGCCGATTTCCGGTTCGTCGCCCGCGTCCGGGCTCACGATCTCGACGTGGGAGACGATGAAGAGCTTTGCGAGATCGACGCCGCTGGCGGCAGCGAGCTCGCCGGGATCGGTCCCGCGCAGCTCGATGTCGGCCTCGAGAGACTGCCCGATCTCGCGCCGCCCCCTCGCTCCCTCCAGGACTTTCTGGACCGCCTCGCGAAGGTCGAACAGCCGCTCCCACGTCCTTCGCTGGTCGCTCGAAAGGGCGAAGCGCGAGAGATCGGGAAAAGATGTCAGGTGTACCGACTCCTCGTCCGATCCCGTTAGCGACTCGTAGATCTCGTCGGCCGTGAAGGCGAGGATCGGAGCAATCATCGATGCGAGGCCGCGGACGATCTCGTACATCGCCGTCTGAGCCGCGCGGCGGGTCTTCGAGTCAGCCGCTTCGACGTAGAGCCGGTCCTTGACCACATCGGAGTAGACCGCCGAAAGATCGACCGTACAGAGGTCGAGGATCCGGTGATAGACGGCGTGGAACTCGAAGTTCTCGTAGGCGACTCGGCTCCGCTGAAAAGTCTGATGCGTGCGGTCGAGAATCCAGCGGTCGAGAGGCTCGAGCTCGTCGATCGGGACCGCATCGCGAGCCGGATCGAAGTCCTCGATGTTGGCGATGAGGAATCTCGCGGTGTTGCGAATCTTCCGGTAGCTCTCGGAGATGCGCGAGAGGATCTCCTTTCCGAGCCCGACGTCGTCCCGGTAGTCGATCATCGAGACCCAGAGTCGCAGGACGTCCGCGCCGTGGTCCCGGATCACTTCCTGCGGGGCGACGACGTTCCCGAGCGACTTCGACATCTTCCGTCCCGACTCGTCGACCACGAATCCATGCGTGATCACGCTCTCGTACGGCGCGGCCCCTTCGACCTCGGTGCCGATCAGCAGCGACGACTGGAACCATCCCCGGTGCTGGTCGTGACCTTCCATGTACAGCTGGACCGGCCAGCCGAGATCCGGATTCGGAGCCGCGACCGCCAAATGCGACGAGCCGGAGTCGAACCAGACGTCGAGAATGTCGGTCTCCTTCCGGAAGGTCGTCGACCCGCACGCACACGCGTATCCTTCGGGGACGAGCTCTGCGGCGTCCCGTTCGAACCAGACGTCCGCCCCGTTCTCTCGGACCAGTTCGGTCACCCGCGCGAAAAGCTCAGGCGTTGCCACGTGCTCATCGCAGCCGTCGCAGTAGAGGACCGTGATCGGTACGCCCCAGGCACGCTGCCGCGAGATGCACCAGTCGGGACGGTTGGCGACCATGCCGCTGATCCGCTCGTAGCCCCATCGCGGAATCCACCGCACTTTCTCGATCTCTCCGAGCGCCTTCTCCCGCAGCCCCGTCTCTTCCATCGAGATGAACCACTGCTCGGTCGCGCGAAAGATCACCGGGCTCTTGCATCGCCAGCAGTGCGGATAGCTGTGCTTCAGCTCCCGCAACGCCAGAAGCGCACCGGCGCCCTTCAGAGCCTCCACGATTCCGGGATTCGCATCGTAGACATACTGGTCTTCCCACTGAGGCGCTTTCGAGGTGAATCTTCCACGATGATCGACGGGCGTCAGAGTCTCGAGCCCGTAGCGGCGGCCCGTGCTGAAGTCGTCCGCACCATGGCCCGGCGCGGTGTGGACGAGGCCGGTACCGGCCTCGAGCGTGACGTACTCGCCGAGCGCGAAGATCCCCTCGCGGTCGACCAGCGGGTGACGGTAGGTCATCCGCTCGATGTCGCCTCCCCGGAACCGGCGCACCTCTTCCGGCTCGTTCCAGCCGAAGACTTTGGCGACCTGTGCGACGAGCTCCGAC is from Acidobacteriota bacterium and encodes:
- the ileS gene encoding isoleucine--tRNA ligase, which translates into the protein MSEKKNWKSTLNLPQTDFPMKANLPGREPERLARWDELGLYEKIVARNEGNPKFVLHDGPPYANGRIHIGHALNKILKDFVVKSRSMMGFHSPYVPGWDCHGLPIEHKVDKQLGPKKREMSTVEFRQACRRFADENLDIQRRDFIRLGVFGSWDRPYSTMSYDYEAKIVETLGRCFESGSVYKGLKPVHWCTRCQTALAEAEVEYDEKVSPSIYVRFRAADDVAEKLGVGGEPLYAVIWTTTPWTIPANLAIVLHPDLEYSVVRAGGENHIVASELVAQVAKVFGWNEPEEVRRFRGGDIERMTYRHPLVDREGIFALGEYVTLEAGTGLVHTAPGHGADDFSTGRRYGLETLTPVDHRGRFTSKAPQWEDQYVYDANPGIVEALKGAGALLALRELKHSYPHCWRCKSPVIFRATEQWFISMEETGLREKALGEIEKVRWIPRWGYERISGMVANRPDWCISRQRAWGVPITVLYCDGCDEHVATPELFARVTELVRENGADVWFERDAAELVPEGYACACGSTTFRKETDILDVWFDSGSSHLAVAAPNPDLGWPVQLYMEGHDQHRGWFQSSLLIGTEVEGAAPYESVITHGFVVDESGRKMSKSLGNVVAPQEVIRDHGADVLRLWVSMIDYRDDVGLGKEILSRISESYRKIRNTARFLIANIEDFDPARDAVPIDELEPLDRWILDRTHQTFQRSRVAYENFEFHAVYHRILDLCTVDLSAVYSDVVKDRLYVEAADSKTRRAAQTAMYEIVRGLASMIAPILAFTADEIYESLTGSDEESVHLTSFPDLSRFALSSDQRRTWERLFDLREAVQKVLEGARGRREIGQSLEADIELRGTDPGELAAASGVDLAKLFIVSHVEIVSPDAGDEPEIGMKNARGSRCDRCWHYREQIRSEDGLCERCSEIVDSLTPVA